In Aulosira sp. FACHB-615, the following are encoded in one genomic region:
- the pgeF gene encoding peptidoglycan editing factor PgeF: MHTWHWRNWEGLPYLTCSLLANWQHGFFTHQFWPRSPQDLTPVLHPEASVYRLKQVHGNTVLTPQEVDSQVKEITGDEESAFALADGLITEQPLQAVWVASADCTPVLIGDVRTGQVAALHAGWRGTAAKIVPQAIARLQAQGSQVQDLRVALGPAIAGEVYQVSVEVAAEIGASIISHNDTQKIVQTLHELPNSPLLSDPEPGKVRVDVRRVNTLQLENLGISSEQIAIAPYCTYQTPEHFFSYRREQQKKVQWSGIVSGKT, translated from the coding sequence ATGCACACTTGGCACTGGCGCAATTGGGAAGGACTACCGTACCTTACCTGTAGTCTTTTAGCAAACTGGCAACACGGCTTTTTTACTCACCAGTTCTGGCCGCGATCGCCCCAAGATTTAACTCCCGTTCTGCACCCAGAAGCATCGGTGTATCGCTTAAAACAGGTACATGGCAATACTGTTCTCACGCCCCAAGAAGTTGATTCCCAAGTTAAGGAAATTACAGGCGATGAGGAATCTGCTTTTGCCTTGGCGGATGGTTTAATTACCGAACAACCTTTACAAGCAGTTTGGGTAGCCAGTGCAGACTGTACACCTGTATTAATTGGGGATGTGCGAACTGGACAGGTAGCTGCATTACACGCTGGTTGGCGAGGGACGGCGGCGAAGATTGTCCCCCAGGCGATCGCCCGATTACAAGCCCAAGGAAGTCAAGTACAGGACTTAAGAGTTGCCCTCGGCCCGGCGATCGCTGGTGAAGTTTATCAAGTCTCAGTTGAGGTAGCTGCGGAAATTGGAGCCAGTATTATATCACATAATGACACCCAAAAAATTGTTCAGACGTTACATGAATTACCCAATTCTCCCTTATTATCCGACCCAGAACCAGGAAAAGTGAGAGTTGATGTGCGGCGGGTCAATACTTTGCAGTTAGAAAATTTAGGCATTAGTTCAGAACAAATTGCGATCGCCCCTTATTGTACATACCAAACTCCTGAACATTTCTTTTCCTACCGTCGTGAACAACAGAAAAAAGTCCAGTGGTCAGGAATTGTGAGCGGGAAAACATAA
- a CDS encoding Uma2 family endonuclease, giving the protein MTISKPDLEITSQTTDIVDDIADWQPPMPPTDLIFDDGEPLESNRHRIAMNVLIRSLQQAWADRNDFYTGGNMFIYYSSTQARNNDFRGPDFFAVINVDGTIPRQGWVVWEENGRYPDVIVELMSPSTARVDKVTKKEIYQQTFRTPDYFIYDPFDPNSLQGWHLDGNQNYQPIPANERGWLWCQRLGLWLGTWEGTVDRETAIWLRFYDTDGNLVPLPEEAAQAQAEAAQAQAETAQAQAETAQAQAEAAQAQVQAAQARAERLAARLRELGEDPDA; this is encoded by the coding sequence ATGACAATAAGTAAGCCAGATTTAGAAATCACATCCCAAACGACTGATATCGTAGATGATATTGCGGACTGGCAACCCCCCATGCCACCCACAGATTTAATATTTGATGATGGAGAACCTTTGGAGTCAAATCGTCACCGTATTGCCATGAATGTCTTAATTCGGTCATTACAGCAAGCTTGGGCTGACCGAAACGACTTTTACACAGGTGGTAATATGTTCATCTACTACAGCAGTACCCAAGCACGTAACAATGATTTTCGTGGCCCAGATTTTTTCGCTGTAATCAATGTTGATGGTACTATCCCCAGACAAGGTTGGGTCGTGTGGGAAGAAAACGGCCGTTACCCAGATGTCATTGTCGAATTAATGTCACCATCTACGGCGCGGGTTGATAAAGTGACCAAAAAAGAAATTTATCAACAAACCTTCCGCACCCCAGATTACTTTATCTATGACCCCTTTGACCCAAATTCTTTACAAGGCTGGCATTTAGATGGCAATCAAAATTATCAGCCCATACCAGCAAATGAACGCGGCTGGCTATGGTGTCAGCGTTTAGGCTTATGGCTGGGAACTTGGGAAGGCACAGTAGACAGAGAAACAGCTATTTGGCTGCGGTTTTACGATACTGATGGTAATCTTGTCCCTCTACCAGAAGAAGCCGCCCAAGCCCAAGCTGAGGCTGCACAAGCTCAAGCTGAAACGGCACAAGCCCAAGCTGAAACGGCACAAGCCCAAGCTGAAGCAGCACAGGCCCAAGTCCAAGCTGCCCAAGCCCGCGCTGAACGTTTAGCCGCCCGTTTACGAGAATTAGGCGAAGATCCTGATGCTTAG
- a CDS encoding bifunctional nuclease family protein has protein sequence MIEMKVAGIALDAITRSPIVLLKDASDRRALPIYIGQEQARAIMGALENQKPPRPLTHDLMVNILETWNMTLEKVIIHSLQKDTFYAALIVQQGEVKKEIDARPSDAIAIALRTNTPIWVMEEVVADASIPVDRDADEAEQEAFREFISNLRPEDLIKRFGNGDS, from the coding sequence ATGATTGAAATGAAAGTCGCTGGCATAGCATTAGATGCCATAACTCGTAGCCCGATTGTACTGTTAAAAGATGCGTCAGATCGGCGTGCTTTACCAATTTATATTGGTCAAGAACAGGCTAGGGCAATTATGGGGGCGCTGGAGAATCAAAAGCCGCCCAGACCGTTAACTCATGACTTAATGGTAAATATTCTAGAGACGTGGAATATGACTCTAGAAAAGGTGATTATTCATTCCTTGCAGAAGGACACATTTTATGCAGCTTTGATTGTGCAGCAAGGCGAAGTCAAAAAAGAAATTGATGCACGTCCCAGTGATGCGATCGCCATAGCCCTCCGTACAAATACGCCAATTTGGGTTATGGAAGAAGTAGTTGCTGATGCCTCAATTCCCGTAGATCGTGATGCTGATGAAGCAGAGCAAGAAGCGTTTCGTGAATTTATCTCCAATCTCCGTCCTGAAGATTTGATTAAGCGTTTCGGTAATGGCGATAGCTAA
- a CDS encoding helix-turn-helix domain-containing protein: MMLEETILKVDFTQEDACAEVLPRSHISSSYNAKWDGIRLDIHHQPAHETPEHSTQQHIISINLDYHLLQAERVLDGRFQQEHILNGDVAIIPANTPHVCRWTSETDFLLLSLDPTFFNQIILESVDLQGVELTPYFAAPEPLIQQIALALKSELESGGVGSQLYIESLKTTLCVHLLKHHSVTSNKVSQLLNHKGLSPRKLRQAVSYIHDNLERDLTLTEIAAVVGMSMYHFSRLFKQSTGLAPHQYVINCRIAKAKKLLTGTEKTIEQISEQVGFQSQSHFTNVFRKLMGITPKAYREHVKI; encoded by the coding sequence ATGATGCTGGAAGAGACAATCCTAAAAGTTGATTTTACTCAAGAAGATGCTTGTGCAGAAGTTCTGCCGCGATCGCATATAAGTTCTAGTTACAATGCCAAATGGGATGGTATTCGTCTAGATATTCATCACCAGCCTGCCCATGAAACCCCCGAACATTCAACCCAACAACATATCATCTCGATCAACTTAGACTATCATCTTCTCCAAGCAGAACGAGTTTTAGACGGACGCTTTCAGCAAGAACATATTCTTAATGGTGATGTCGCCATTATTCCCGCCAATACCCCTCACGTCTGTCGTTGGACATCGGAAACTGATTTTCTACTCCTGAGTTTAGACCCTACTTTTTTCAATCAAATTATCTTAGAGTCGGTTGATTTACAAGGTGTGGAGTTAACACCCTACTTTGCTGCACCGGAACCGTTAATTCAGCAAATAGCTTTAGCCCTGAAGTCAGAATTAGAATCAGGTGGTGTCGGTAGCCAACTGTATATTGAGTCTCTCAAAACTACACTCTGTGTTCACCTGCTAAAACACCACTCAGTCACCAGTAATAAAGTTTCGCAGTTGTTGAATCATAAAGGTCTTTCGCCAAGAAAGTTACGTCAAGCTGTTTCATACATCCATGACAACCTCGAACGAGATTTGACATTAACAGAAATTGCGGCAGTTGTGGGAATGAGTATGTATCATTTTTCTCGCTTATTTAAACAATCTACAGGTCTGGCACCGCATCAGTATGTGATTAATTGCCGAATTGCTAAAGCAAAAAAACTTTTAACTGGAACTGAAAAAACAATCGAACAAATATCAGAACAAGTTGGTTTTCAAAGTCAAAGTCATTTTACCAATGTCTTTCGCAAGCTTATGGGGATAACACCAAAAGCATACAGAGAGCATGTAAAAATTTGA
- a CDS encoding sulfurtransferase TusA family protein — MSLSSVSTPDAQLDLRGTPCPINFVRTKLRLEKMSPGDLLEVWLDPGEPIEQVPDSLTMAGYEVEQITNCSEYFSLLVRRPAVNQ, encoded by the coding sequence ATGAGTCTATCTTCTGTGTCTACTCCCGATGCTCAACTGGATTTGCGCGGTACTCCTTGTCCGATTAATTTTGTGCGGACAAAACTCCGCCTGGAAAAAATGTCGCCAGGAGATTTGCTAGAAGTATGGCTCGACCCCGGAGAACCAATCGAGCAAGTTCCTGATAGCTTAACAATGGCTGGCTATGAGGTAGAGCAAATTACAAACTGTAGCGAGTATTTTTCTTTGTTAGTCCGTCGTCCGGCCGTTAATCAATGA
- a CDS encoding thiol-disulfide oxidoreductase DCC family protein, with protein MNYYVIYDGNCNLCVTLVQFLETLDQGKLFLYAAMQDEQTLTQWGITSQDCQQGMILIDANAPERRWQGSDAAEEIGKLLPLGSLFVDAYRTIPGMKWAGNRFYEQIRDNRYTLFGKRDTTYQSTYCVDGGCKIGND; from the coding sequence ATGAATTATTACGTAATATATGACGGAAATTGCAATCTCTGCGTTACCTTAGTCCAATTTTTAGAAACTTTAGACCAAGGTAAACTGTTTCTTTATGCTGCGATGCAAGACGAACAAACACTTACACAATGGGGCATTACATCCCAAGATTGTCAACAAGGAATGATATTAATTGATGCTAATGCCCCTGAACGACGTTGGCAAGGTAGTGATGCAGCCGAAGAAATTGGCAAGTTATTACCACTGGGCAGTTTGTTTGTGGATGCTTACCGCACTATACCGGGGATGAAATGGGCAGGCAATCGCTTTTACGAACAAATCCGTGACAATCGTTATACTCTGTTTGGCAAACGTGATACTACCTATCAGTCAACATACTGTGTGGATGGTGGCTGCAAAATTGGTAATGATTAG
- a CDS encoding ABC-2 family transporter protein, whose protein sequence is MRKFIRKALTFLAVYNTYMLEFRAELILWVLSGSLPIILMGVWMQAAQGGKFGLSSIDFSRYFLTVFVVRQITVAWVIWEFEKEVVEGKLSPRLLQPLDPVWHHVASHLAERVTRIPFTIVLIILFFALYPQSFWLPSFGQVFLFTLAVVLAFILRFVIQYTFAVLAFWTERASALENFWFLFFLFLSGMVAPLNVFPEFVRNIVLFTPFPYLIDFPASILVGLPVDIGRGFLCMIGWTMIFLGANRLLWRAGLKRYSGMGA, encoded by the coding sequence ATGAGAAAATTTATTAGAAAAGCTTTAACTTTTTTAGCTGTATACAACACCTACATGTTGGAGTTTCGTGCAGAACTAATTTTATGGGTGTTGTCTGGGTCTTTACCTATAATCCTGATGGGTGTTTGGATGCAAGCAGCACAAGGAGGCAAATTTGGTCTGTCTTCTATAGATTTTTCTCGTTATTTTCTCACAGTTTTTGTAGTTAGACAAATTACCGTTGCTTGGGTAATTTGGGAATTTGAAAAGGAAGTGGTAGAAGGTAAACTTTCACCTAGATTATTACAACCACTAGATCCAGTATGGCATCATGTCGCCTCCCATCTGGCTGAAAGAGTAACGCGGATACCATTTACCATAGTGCTAATAATTTTATTTTTTGCACTGTATCCCCAGTCCTTTTGGTTGCCCAGTTTTGGGCAAGTGTTTCTATTTACGTTAGCAGTGGTGTTAGCATTTATCTTGCGGTTTGTTATTCAGTACACCTTTGCTGTGTTAGCTTTTTGGACAGAACGTGCTAGTGCTTTAGAAAATTTCTGGTTCTTATTTTTTTTATTTTTATCGGGGATGGTTGCACCTTTAAATGTGTTTCCTGAATTTGTGCGGAATATTGTGTTATTTACACCTTTTCCCTATTTAATTGATTTCCCTGCAAGTATTTTGGTGGGATTACCTGTAGATATAGGGCGGGGTTTTTTATGTATGATTGGTTGGACAATGATATTTTTGGGCGCAAACCGTTTGTTGTGGCGGGCGGGCTTGAAACGATATTCAGGTATGGGTGCGTGA
- a CDS encoding aldo/keto reductase has product MQYRRFGKTNLYLSVFSLGTMRYLADAENAQKTIAQALALGINHIETARGYGKSEEYLGQAIQNGLSLPRSQLYITTKIPPTADADSMRRYIDESLARLHLDYVDCLGIHGLNTWEHLQWVEAKGGCMQAVQEAIADGRVRHVGFSTHAALELIQAAINTDLFEFVNLHYYYFFQRHAPAIELAVKKDMGVFIISPADKGGKLYTPPQTLKDLCQPYSPLELNYRFLLSDSRITTLSVGAAKPEELIAPLQVADRNNELTSAETSIFQRLENHQNNILGTDKCSQCYACLPCPENINIPEVLRLRNLAVAYNMTDYGQYRYGMFENAGHWFPGIKANRCTECGDCLPRCPENLDIPALLNDAHEKLQGKTGRRLWG; this is encoded by the coding sequence ATGCAATACCGACGCTTTGGCAAAACAAATCTCTACCTCTCGGTTTTTTCTTTAGGGACAATGCGCTATTTGGCTGATGCTGAAAATGCTCAGAAAACCATCGCTCAAGCCTTAGCTCTAGGAATTAATCATATAGAAACAGCCAGAGGTTATGGCAAAAGTGAGGAGTATCTTGGCCAAGCGATTCAAAATGGGTTGTCTTTACCGCGTTCCCAACTGTACATCACCACAAAAATTCCCCCAACAGCCGACGCTGATAGTATGCGGCGGTACATTGATGAATCTTTAGCGCGATTACATCTAGATTATGTAGATTGTTTAGGAATCCACGGTTTAAATACTTGGGAGCATTTACAGTGGGTGGAAGCCAAAGGTGGTTGTATGCAAGCTGTCCAAGAAGCAATTGCAGATGGTCGAGTGCGACACGTTGGCTTTTCCACCCACGCAGCTTTAGAGCTAATTCAAGCAGCAATCAATACAGATTTATTTGAATTTGTCAACCTACATTATTACTATTTTTTTCAACGTCACGCCCCAGCAATTGAGTTAGCTGTAAAAAAAGATATGGGCGTATTTATTATTTCCCCGGCTGACAAAGGCGGAAAACTCTACACACCACCCCAAACCCTCAAAGATTTATGTCAGCCCTATTCGCCCTTAGAATTAAATTATCGATTTTTGCTGAGTGATAGCCGGATTACAACTTTGAGTGTCGGCGCAGCCAAGCCAGAAGAATTAATCGCACCTTTACAAGTTGCTGATAGAAATAATGAATTAACATCAGCAGAAACTTCTATTTTTCAACGCTTAGAAAATCATCAAAATAATATTTTAGGGACTGATAAATGTAGTCAATGCTATGCTTGTTTACCTTGTCCAGAAAATATCAATATTCCAGAAGTATTGCGGTTACGTAATTTAGCCGTGGCATACAATATGACAGATTATGGGCAGTATCGTTATGGAATGTTTGAAAATGCAGGTCATTGGTTCCCAGGTATAAAAGCTAATCGGTGTACAGAATGTGGTGATTGTTTACCGAGATGTCCTGAAAACTTAGATATTCCGGCTTTATTAAATGATGCTCACGAAAAATTACAAGGTAAAACAGGTAGAAGATTATGGGGATGA
- the rsgA gene encoding small ribosomal subunit biogenesis GTPase RsgA, which translates to MAVATDGQLIGTVLAVQANFYKVQLDQKDREIDPAHLPILLCTRRTRLKKIGQQVMVGDRVVVEEPDWAGERGAIAEVLPRTGQLDRPAIANVNQIMLVFAVADPPLEAYQLSRFLVKAEFTGWDVVLCLNKSDLISVQEQQEISDRLLGWGYQPLFISVQKSINIDQVLTYLSHKTTVIAGPSGVGKSSLINALIPDINLRVGEVSGKLARGRHTTRHVELFELPDGGLLADTPGFNQPDLDAQPEELVYYFPEVRKLLEANHCRFGDCLHRDEPDCAVRGNWERYEHYLEFLEEAIARQTQLNQQADPESTLKLKTKGKGQSKYEPKLESKKYRRVSRKTQLQALQDLYQDSEE; encoded by the coding sequence ATGGCTGTTGCTACTGATGGACAGTTAATCGGTACAGTTTTGGCTGTACAAGCCAATTTTTACAAGGTACAGCTAGATCAAAAAGATAGGGAGATAGATCCTGCTCATCTCCCTATACTTTTGTGTACCCGCAGAACTAGGTTAAAAAAAATTGGACAGCAGGTGATGGTGGGCGATCGCGTGGTGGTGGAAGAACCAGATTGGGCTGGTGAACGTGGTGCGATCGCAGAAGTTCTACCCCGCACCGGACAATTAGACCGACCGGCGATCGCCAATGTCAACCAAATTATGTTGGTCTTTGCTGTTGCTGATCCGCCTTTAGAAGCTTATCAATTAAGTCGATTTTTAGTCAAAGCTGAGTTCACTGGTTGGGATGTGGTTTTGTGTTTGAATAAAAGCGATTTAATCTCAGTCCAGGAACAGCAAGAAATTAGCGATCGCCTCTTAGGTTGGGGGTATCAACCGTTATTTATCAGTGTGCAGAAGAGTATCAATATTGACCAAGTATTAACTTATCTTAGTCATAAAACTACTGTAATTGCTGGCCCTTCTGGTGTGGGGAAATCCAGCTTAATTAATGCCCTTATCCCTGATATTAACCTGCGAGTTGGGGAAGTTTCTGGTAAACTTGCCCGTGGTCGTCATACAACGCGCCATGTAGAATTATTTGAATTACCTGATGGTGGTTTGTTAGCCGATACTCCTGGCTTTAATCAACCAGATTTAGATGCTCAACCAGAAGAATTAGTTTACTATTTTCCCGAAGTCAGAAAGCTATTAGAAGCGAATCACTGTCGATTTGGAGATTGTTTGCATCGAGACGAACCTGATTGCGCCGTGCGGGGAAATTGGGAACGCTATGAACATTATCTAGAGTTTTTAGAGGAAGCGATCGCCAGACAAACTCAATTAAACCAACAAGCCGATCCTGAATCTACCTTGAAGTTAAAAACCAAAGGTAAAGGACAGAGTAAATACGAACCCAAACTAGAAAGTAAGAAATATCGTCGAGTTTCCCGCAAAACTCAACTGCAAGCATTACAAGACTTATATCAAGATAGCGAAGAGTGA
- a CDS encoding riboflavin synthase, with amino-acid sequence MFTGLVQSLGTIKPLGGDSWQITCVSQSSNVIMQDLAYGDSVAVDGVCLTVEEILKDGFIATASPETLRRTTLGLEETKQSYVNLEASLRVGSKVGGHFVMGHVDGVGRLLTAQQTVTSWEMTFTAPEAIARYIVPKGSIAVNGISLTVAAYEPELSQFTVAVIPLTYADTNLRYLVSGSWVNLEGDILGKYVEKFLYPGKKQSTSSDETGFNEITPTFLAEHGYL; translated from the coding sequence GTGTTTACAGGATTAGTCCAAAGTTTAGGAACAATCAAACCCCTAGGGGGCGATTCTTGGCAAATTACTTGTGTGAGTCAGTCATCTAATGTAATTATGCAGGATTTAGCTTACGGTGACAGCGTGGCTGTAGATGGGGTTTGCTTAACTGTTGAAGAAATTTTAAAAGATGGGTTTATAGCCACAGCTTCTCCAGAAACGCTGCGTCGCACTACACTAGGTCTAGAAGAAACAAAACAGAGTTATGTGAATTTAGAAGCTTCGCTGCGGGTGGGTAGTAAAGTCGGCGGTCATTTTGTCATGGGTCATGTAGACGGTGTAGGTCGATTACTTACAGCCCAACAGACGGTGACTTCTTGGGAAATGACATTTACTGCACCTGAAGCGATCGCGCGGTATATTGTCCCTAAAGGTAGCATTGCGGTCAATGGCATCAGTCTCACAGTAGCTGCCTACGAACCAGAACTGTCGCAATTTACTGTAGCTGTTATTCCCCTCACCTACGCTGACACCAATCTCCGCTATCTTGTCTCTGGCAGTTGGGTAAATTTAGAAGGAGATATTCTCGGCAAGTACGTGGAAAAATTTCTTTACCCTGGCAAAAAACAGTCAACATCATCCGATGAGACTGGATTTAATGAAATTACCCCAACATTCTTAGCAGAACACGGATATTTGTAA
- a CDS encoding M23 family metallopeptidase — MTQRNTSAHNHSQGSNQQGMTKKRFVSTLPAQSLCLLSSFSLLSGGFVFAQTETSIDNIVPVENSQPTAKTNFIKKDIVIPAAPKAQAEFSQRRANLNQRLRKPEVAQSKEPVRQSKPQAEAAVEPVFTTRQERTPTPTAQPKPSSVRTAKPKLEVTQPSASAREEVVKPVAPRTIPETLPKVAQPVNNSNSTVEATTGKVKDSNNAYIDSNNYGTEATNTYQAPNSVIITERSSGCRTILPSGQAISLGFCNQAQPAGNQRVASESKPAPNWLKKSQNAQLATAPLARPINSTGNTPTTRVAYGGEVKTAFSPNRFIPNPNDFGATKVSATPVAPSAGALAPPTIEGNLAPRVSTVAYDIPLASVLPQIPFTNTIAYRGGTGISYPLSIPATITSLFGWRIHPITGNRRFHAGTDLGAPMGTPILAAAKGQVETAGWVGGYGLTVILNHNSAQQTLYGHMSEIFVQPGQVVESGMVIGRVGSTGNSTGPHLHFEARQLTQDGWVAVDPNGQLQAGLSQLLNSIRTAQVGGDSGS, encoded by the coding sequence ATGACGCAGCGCAATACATCTGCCCATAATCACTCCCAAGGCTCGAACCAGCAAGGTATGACCAAAAAACGTTTTGTATCTACCCTGCCAGCCCAGAGTCTCTGTTTACTAAGTAGCTTTAGCCTGCTTAGTGGTGGCTTCGTTTTTGCCCAAACAGAAACATCCATCGATAACATTGTTCCTGTAGAAAATTCCCAACCAACAGCTAAAACAAATTTCATCAAAAAAGATATTGTTATCCCAGCAGCCCCCAAGGCGCAGGCGGAATTTTCTCAAAGACGAGCTAACCTCAACCAAAGACTCCGCAAACCAGAGGTTGCACAATCCAAAGAGCCTGTTAGACAGTCGAAACCGCAAGCTGAAGCAGCCGTTGAGCCAGTTTTTACAACTCGGCAGGAACGCACCCCAACACCAACTGCACAGCCGAAACCATCCAGCGTCCGCACCGCTAAACCCAAGCTGGAAGTCACTCAACCAAGTGCCAGTGCTAGAGAAGAGGTAGTTAAACCAGTAGCGCCGCGCACCATACCAGAAACACTTCCAAAAGTCGCTCAACCGGTGAATAACTCTAACAGCACAGTTGAAGCCACGACTGGAAAAGTTAAAGATTCTAACAACGCCTACATTGACTCCAACAATTACGGCACTGAGGCGACAAATACTTATCAAGCCCCCAATTCTGTAATCATCACAGAACGTTCTAGTGGTTGTCGCACAATTTTGCCATCAGGACAAGCTATATCCCTCGGTTTTTGTAACCAAGCTCAACCTGCTGGTAATCAGCGTGTCGCTTCTGAGAGTAAACCCGCCCCCAATTGGCTGAAAAAAAGCCAAAATGCTCAGTTAGCTACTGCGCCCTTAGCGCGGCCTATCAATAGTACGGGTAACACCCCTACAACCCGTGTTGCTTATGGTGGGGAAGTTAAGACAGCCTTTAGTCCTAATCGGTTTATTCCTAATCCCAACGATTTTGGTGCAACCAAAGTCAGCGCCACACCCGTTGCACCCAGCGCCGGTGCTTTAGCCCCACCAACAATTGAAGGGAACTTAGCACCCCGTGTTAGTACTGTGGCTTACGATATTCCTTTAGCCTCAGTTCTGCCCCAAATTCCCTTTACAAATACCATTGCCTATCGTGGTGGTACAGGTATTAGCTATCCCCTGTCTATTCCAGCCACAATTACATCGTTGTTTGGCTGGCGAATTCACCCCATTACGGGCAATCGCCGTTTCCATGCGGGTACAGATTTAGGTGCACCGATGGGTACACCAATTCTCGCCGCCGCTAAAGGTCAGGTAGAGACAGCTGGTTGGGTTGGTGGTTATGGCTTGACAGTGATTTTGAATCATAATTCCGCCCAGCAAACCCTTTACGGTCACATGTCCGAAATCTTTGTCCAACCTGGACAAGTTGTGGAATCAGGAATGGTAATTGGCAGAGTTGGTAGTACAGGCAACTCTACAGGGCCACACCTACACTTTGAAGCGCGTCAATTGACCCAGGATGGATGGGTGGCTGTTGATCCCAATGGACAATTACAAGCAGGTCTGAGTCAGTTGTTAAACTCCATTCGCACAGCCCAAGTAGGTGGCGATTCAGGAAGTTAA
- a CDS encoding biotin--[acetyl-CoA-carboxylase] ligase yields MSVEFDRQKLELALQSGRNGENSLFSLHIFDHLASTNQTLWNLLAQGAESWSVVIAQQQTAGRGQWGRQWISHPGGLYLSVAIAPKLEASASYQLTLASAWGIANQLRCYGVDVGIKWPNDLVLNGRKLGGILTETKINHGYIHQAVIGVGINWTNPVPETGINLEMWQACYATKPISCLETLTSVVLRGIESGMECLVKEGINILLSRYLELLTNVGDKVYIHDLAGTVVGVTSQGELRVSVETYDTTDIKTTELYIEPGTITLGYRKSSVPL; encoded by the coding sequence ATGTCTGTGGAATTTGATCGACAAAAGTTAGAATTAGCATTGCAATCAGGAAGAAACGGGGAAAATTCATTATTTTCGCTACATATTTTTGATCATCTTGCTTCCACTAATCAAACATTGTGGAATTTATTAGCCCAGGGTGCAGAATCTTGGTCTGTGGTGATTGCCCAACAACAAACTGCGGGTAGAGGACAATGGGGAAGACAATGGATTTCTCACCCTGGTGGGCTATACCTTTCTGTTGCGATCGCCCCTAAACTAGAAGCTAGTGCCAGTTATCAACTAACTTTAGCTAGTGCTTGGGGTATAGCTAACCAACTGCGCTGTTATGGCGTGGATGTGGGAATTAAATGGCCTAATGATCTAGTTTTAAATGGTCGTAAATTAGGTGGCATTTTAACAGAAACCAAAATCAATCATGGCTATATTCATCAAGCAGTAATTGGAGTTGGGATTAACTGGACAAACCCAGTACCCGAAACGGGAATTAACCTCGAAATGTGGCAAGCCTGCTACGCTACCAAACCGATTTCTTGTCTGGAAACTCTCACTTCCGTCGTTTTACGGGGAATAGAGTCCGGTATGGAATGCCTTGTTAAAGAAGGAATAAATATACTCTTGTCTCGCTATTTGGAATTACTCACCAATGTAGGTGACAAAGTGTACATTCATGATTTGGCAGGCACTGTAGTCGGCGTTACTTCTCAGGGTGAATTACGTGTTTCTGTGGAAACGTATGATACAACAGACATAAAAACAACAGAACTTTATATTGAACCCGGTACAATTACGCTAGGGTACCGTAAATCTTCTGTACCATTGTAG